The following are from one region of the Papaver somniferum cultivar HN1 unplaced genomic scaffold, ASM357369v1 unplaced-scaffold_132, whole genome shotgun sequence genome:
- the LOC113333086 gene encoding probable serine/threonine-protein kinase PBL21, translating into MGCFSCLRPSRKDVSKIEDSNGIRSRSRYSATPSGNGKARVSFESNNEICKKGTSANCKDKDIKNTPKRHTACSYTFRELATATRNFKEVNLIGEGGFGRVYKGRLETGQIVAVKQLDQNGIQGNQEFIVEVLMLSLLHHFNLVTLFGYCTDGDQRLLVYEYMPMGSLEDHIFGKLPNAVPLDWNTRMKIAVGAARGLGYLHCTANPPVIYRDLKSANILLDKDFNPKLSDFGLAKLGPVGDNTHVSTRVMGTYGYCAPEYAMSGKLTLKSDIYSFGVVLLELISGRKAIDTTKKQGEQNLISWSRPFFKDRRKFIQLVDPLLQGRFPTRCLHHAIAITAMCLQEQPSFRPFISDVVVALEYLASQPYNSGSNTRTQSPSSSTLSRENGLSSSETR; encoded by the exons ATGGGTTGTTTTTCTTGCTTGCGTCCTTCCCGAAAAGATGTTAGTAAGATTGAAGACAGTAACGGAATTCGATCTCGCTCACGCTACTCTGCCACTCCATCag GAAATGGGAAAGCAAGGGTATCATTCGAGAGTAATAATG AAATTTGTAAGAAGGGAACATCAGCCAATTGTAAGGACAAAGATATTAAGAACACCCCAAAACGTCATACTGCCTGTAGCTACACTTTTCGAGAACTTGCTACTGCAACTAGAAATTTCAAGGAGGTTAATTTGATTGGAGAAGGAGGGTTTGGAAGGGTTTATAAAGGGCGTTTAGAAACAGGCCAG ATTGTTGCTGTCAAACAACTTGATCAGAATGGTATCCAGGGGAATCAAGAATTCATTGTGGAGGTTCTCATGTTAAGTCTTCTTCACCATTTTAATCTCGTCACTTTGTTTGGCTACTGCACTGATGGAGATCAAAGGCTTTTGGTTTATGAATACATGCCAATGGGAAGCTTGGAAGATCATATATTTG GCAAGTTACCCAATGCAGTGCCCTTGGATTGGAACACAAGGATGAAAATTGCTGTTGGTGCCGCTCGAGGCCTTGGATATCTGCATTGCACAGCAAATCCACCTGTTATTTATCGGGATCTGAAATCTGCTAATATATTGTTGGACAAGGACTTCAATCCcaagctttctgattttggacTTGCAAAATTAGGCCCTGTTGGTGACAACACTCATGTTTCAACTAGAGTAATGGGAACTTATGGCTATTGTGCTCCAGAATATGCCATGAGTGGTAAGCTGACTCTAAAATCTGACATTTATAGCTTTGGCGTTGTTTTATTGGAACTAATCAGTGGTCGGAAGGCTATTGACACTACTAAGAAGCAAGGAGAGCAGAATCTCATATCTTGG TCTCGACCTTTCTTTAAGGACCGAAGGAAGTTTATTCAGTTGGTTGATCCTTTACTGCAAGGGCGCTTTCCTACCCGCTGTTTACACCATGCAATAGCAATTACTGCTATGTGTCTTCAAGAGCAGCCAAGCTTCCGCCCCTTTATAAGTGATGTTGTTGTAGCACTTGAATACTTGGCTTCTCAACCATATAACTCTGGATCTAATACTAGAACCCAAAGTCCATCATCATCCacactttcaagagaaaacggaCTCTCTTCCTCTGAAACCAGATAA
- the LOC113332636 gene encoding uncharacterized protein LOC113332636 — protein MVNEQQQEKTLLIKAAPPVRKKLVSKKPKEPEQPEYENPTKKRKETEQSEDEDSTASTTKKAKRNTGSQDKKKRKERANEEDSTPITVKKDSTEKTRYRCSFSGICYFVNKKFEKDGEIRKQENKKRKSDKSFVWFTKLQLEKLMDSPFWNVLKFFIFGRRTHKADWWGINDAIMKIVTRYSSDTDEEHAFVFHDSENNHVIVKSSSEKLACFFGLKIVDFGIHSSRVLQTPSEIVSDSVVDRMQALIPGDKDDSQMQKSLIEKSILYIMRVKPEEQTEKDAEDLEKLFTLHLCVTVFFTQLNGSLSYKQFGGYFKTLHKMNRTCWPDLIHSYLMESIRGHIDSPGKISGCGMYLLYLFVEHCNVIKPYYTGLPRMAKWSVANIVTTIEDDVGGAMKQMSRTLVTPYLAEEKRNIMWQEGYFELLRKYSELVNFIEEKSKDHLQNMKDKDKPESDLCNKSVQMLEAIFDKKRKLASTDNQKEVAGSSVFKEQPDLHRGEQSGLCSTDIKEKEEEKKEEENDGGLVPKKVGNVSDFEYDFEEATNIGSKMVMDVQDHPDFPSKEDALTHGEKNKECETNVIKIVYESNEKIQEDGSHKTSNEKQVNHIPTWARKR, from the exons aTGGTGAACGAGCAACAACAAGAGAAAACATTGTTAATAAAAGCGGCACCACCGGTACGAAAGAAACTAGTTTCGAAGAAACCCAAAGAACCAGAACAACCAGAATATGAAAATCCGACGAAGAAACGAAAAGAAACAGAACAatcagaagatgaagattcaacTGCTAGCACAACAAAAAAAG CCAAGCGAAATACTGGATCACAGGATAAGAAGAAACGAAAAGAACGTGCAAACGAAGAAGATTCAACCCCCATTACTGTGAAGAAAG ATTCAACAGAAAAAACAAGATATAGGTGCAGTTTTAGTGGCATATGTTACTTTGTGAATAAAAAATTTGAGAAGGATGgagaaatcagaaaacaagaaaataaaaaaagaaagtcAGATAAAAGTTTCGTGTGGTTCACTAAACTGCAGTTAGAGAAGCTTATGGATAGCCCATTTTGGAATGTActaaaattttttatttttggaagaagAACGCATAAAGCAGATTGGTGGGGGATTAATGATGCCATAATGAAAATAGTGACAAGGTACAGCTCTGATACTGACGAAGAACATGCTTTTGTTTTTCACGATTCAGAAAACAATCATGTGATTGTAAAAAGCTCAtctgaaaaattagcttgtttTTTTGGATTGAAAATTGTGGACTTTGGAATCCATTCAAGTAGAGTATTACAAACGCCTTCTGAAATAGTGTCTGATTCAGTGGTAGATAGGATGCAAGCTTTGATACCAGGTGACAAAGATGATTCTCAGATGCAGAAATCGTTAATAGAGAAGTCGATTCTATATATAATGCGAGTCAAACCAGAAGAACAAACTGAAAAAGATGCAGAAGATTTGGAAAAATTATTTACTCTTCACTTGTGCGTAACAGTTTTCTTCACTCAACTAAATGGGTCCTTGAGTTATAAACAGTTTGGTGGATACTTTAAGACATTGCACAAAATGAATAGAACCTGCTGGCCAGATCTTATACACTCTTATCTCATGGAAAGCATAAGAGGTCACATTGATTCACCCGGGAAAATTTCTGGATGTGGGATGTATTTGTTG TATTTGTTTGTTGAACACTGTAATGTTATAAAACCATACTACACTGGATTGCCAAGGATGGCGAAGTGGTCGGTGGCCAATATTGTTACTACAATTGAAGATGATGTGGGTGGAGCAATGAAACAG ATGTCGCGGACATTGGTAACACCTTACCTAgctgaagaaaaaagaaacataatGTGGCAGGAGGGTTATTTTGAATTACTCAGAAAGTATTCAGAGCTAGTTAATTTCattgaagaaaaatcaaaagatCATCTGCAAAACATGAAGGACAAAGATAAGCCAGAGTCAGACTTGTGTAATAAGTCCGTACAAATGTTGGAAGCAATTTTTGACAAGAAAAGAAAACTAGCAAGTACTGATAATCAGAAAGAAGTTGCTGGTAGTTCAGTATTTAAAGAACAACCTGATCTTCACAGAGGAGAACAAAGTGGTCTTTGCAGCACTGATataaaggagaaagaagaagagaagaaagaagaagagaatgatggtGGTTTAGTACCAAAAAAAGTTGGTAATGTTTCTGATTTTGAATATGACTTCGAGGAGGCTACAAATATTGGAAGTAAGATGGTAATGGATGTACAAGACCATCCCGATTTCCCATCCAAAGAAGATGCATTAACTCAtggagaaaaaaataaagaatgcGAAACTAATGTGATAAAAATTGTTTATGAATCCAATGAGAAAATCCAGGAAGATGGATCTCATAAGACATCCAATGAGAAGCAGGTTAACCACATACCTACATGGGCTAGAAAACGGTAA